One region of Cyanobium sp. M30B3 genomic DNA includes:
- a CDS encoding bifunctional acetate--CoA ligase family protein/GNAT family N-acetyltransferase produces the protein MAEQSTSRTDPTYDILRSERRPLDALFNPGCVAVIGASERPGSVGRTLLWNLLRSPFGGTVYPVNPRRHSVLGVHCYASVADVPERVDLAVIATPASGVPEVVAACAAAGVRAAIVISAGFREVGPEGAELEGRLRDALRGSGMRLLGPNCLGLMNPRTGLNASFAPSEPAAGHVGFLSQSGAICTAVLDWSRREKVGFSAFVSMGSMLDVGWGDLITELGDDPATRSIVIYMEAIGDARAFLSAAREVALTKPIVLIKGGRSAEAARAAASHTGALAGSDAVLEAALRRCGVLRVERLSDLFDLAEMLAKQPRRPAGPRLAILTNAGGPGVLATDALVLSGGELASLDPATVAALDAVLPPHWSRSNPIDILGDADPERYGRAIELALADPNSDGLLVILTPQAMTDPAATAVRLRELAARSSKPLVASWMGGAEVAAGEDLLNQAGIATNDYPDAAARLFTALWRYSYNLRGIYETPALVPESEGGAPAADGAERQDGLAVLQRAQAEGRELLSEAEAKQVLAAAGIPVVDTRLAGSPEQAVAAAEAIGYPVVLKLNSATITHKTDVGGVRLDLAGPEAVADAYRTMAVTVGERCGPEAFAGVSVQPMLPRADGLELIVGSSLDPQFGPVILFGSGGTLVEVQRDSAVALPPLNTTLARRLMEQTRVYRALQGVRGGPPADLPALEQLLVRLSRLVLEQPAIREIDINPLLVLPGDPRRPLVALDARIVIQPLAGATCSLPRPAIRPYPSEYVRPWRLRDGTAVTIRPIRPEDEPLVVAFHRTLSEESVYYRYFHMMSLQHRTAHERLVRICFTDYERELALVADRRDPASGEHALLAVGRLSRVHGSNAAEFSMLVSDAYQQQGLGTELLGQLLRIGRDEGIERVTAEILHENGAMQRVCRKLGFQLRNTPEVVEAWVDLAGWQLPLEQGSQPGAQLVGGA, from the coding sequence ATGGCTGAGCAAAGCACCAGCCGGACCGATCCCACCTACGACATCCTGCGCAGCGAGCGCCGGCCGCTCGACGCCCTGTTCAATCCCGGCTGCGTGGCGGTGATCGGTGCCAGTGAGCGCCCGGGCAGCGTGGGCCGCACCCTGCTCTGGAACCTGCTGCGCTCGCCCTTCGGCGGCACGGTGTACCCGGTGAACCCCCGCCGCCACAGCGTGCTGGGCGTGCACTGCTACGCCAGCGTGGCCGACGTGCCCGAGCGGGTGGACCTGGCCGTGATCGCCACGCCGGCCTCGGGCGTGCCCGAGGTGGTGGCGGCCTGCGCCGCCGCCGGGGTGCGCGCCGCCATCGTGATCTCCGCCGGTTTCCGCGAAGTGGGGCCGGAGGGTGCGGAGTTGGAGGGGCGGTTGCGCGATGCGCTGCGGGGTTCGGGCATGCGCCTGCTGGGACCCAACTGCCTGGGGCTGATGAACCCCCGCACCGGCCTCAACGCCAGCTTCGCCCCCTCCGAGCCGGCAGCGGGGCATGTGGGCTTTCTCAGCCAGTCGGGGGCGATCTGCACGGCGGTGCTCGACTGGAGCCGGCGGGAGAAGGTGGGCTTCAGCGCGTTTGTGTCGATGGGCTCGATGCTCGATGTGGGCTGGGGCGATCTGATCACCGAGCTCGGTGACGATCCCGCCACCCGCAGCATCGTGATCTACATGGAGGCAATCGGCGATGCCCGCGCCTTTCTCTCGGCGGCGCGGGAGGTGGCGCTCACCAAGCCGATCGTGCTGATCAAGGGGGGCCGCAGCGCCGAAGCCGCCCGGGCGGCGGCCTCCCACACCGGTGCCCTGGCCGGCAGTGACGCGGTGCTGGAGGCGGCGCTGCGGCGCTGCGGCGTGCTGCGGGTGGAGCGGCTCTCCGACCTGTTCGACCTGGCGGAGATGCTGGCCAAGCAGCCACGGCGGCCGGCCGGGCCGCGGCTGGCGATCCTCACCAATGCCGGTGGGCCGGGGGTGCTGGCCACCGATGCCCTGGTGCTCAGCGGCGGCGAGCTGGCCAGCCTCGATCCGGCCACCGTGGCGGCCCTCGATGCGGTGCTGCCGCCCCACTGGAGCCGTTCCAACCCGATCGACATCCTCGGCGACGCCGACCCGGAGCGCTACGGCCGGGCGATCGAGCTCGCCCTGGCCGACCCCAACAGCGACGGCCTGCTGGTGATCCTCACCCCCCAGGCGATGACCGACCCCGCCGCCACCGCCGTGCGCCTGCGGGAGCTGGCGGCCCGCTCCAGCAAGCCGCTGGTGGCCAGCTGGATGGGCGGCGCGGAGGTGGCGGCCGGCGAGGACCTGCTCAACCAGGCCGGCATCGCCACCAACGACTACCCGGACGCGGCGGCCCGGCTGTTCACCGCCCTGTGGCGCTACAGCTACAACCTGCGCGGCATCTACGAGACCCCCGCCCTGGTGCCCGAGTCCGAAGGGGGGGCGCCGGCGGCAGACGGAGCGGAGCGGCAGGACGGGCTGGCGGTGCTGCAGCGGGCCCAGGCCGAGGGGCGGGAGCTGCTCAGCGAGGCGGAGGCCAAGCAGGTGCTGGCCGCTGCCGGGATTCCGGTGGTGGACACCCGGCTGGCCGGCTCGCCGGAGCAGGCGGTGGCGGCTGCCGAGGCGATCGGCTACCCGGTGGTGCTCAAGCTCAACAGCGCCACCATCACCCACAAGACGGACGTGGGTGGCGTGCGCCTCGACCTGGCCGGACCCGAGGCGGTGGCCGACGCCTACCGCACGATGGCCGTCACGGTGGGTGAGCGCTGCGGGCCGGAGGCCTTCGCCGGGGTGAGCGTGCAGCCGATGCTGCCCCGCGCCGACGGGTTGGAACTGATCGTGGGCAGCAGCCTCGATCCCCAGTTCGGGCCGGTGATCCTGTTCGGCAGCGGCGGCACCCTGGTGGAGGTGCAGCGCGACAGCGCCGTGGCCCTGCCGCCGCTGAACACCACCCTGGCGCGGCGGCTGATGGAGCAGACGCGGGTGTACCGGGCCCTGCAGGGGGTGCGCGGCGGGCCGCCGGCCGACCTGCCAGCCCTGGAACAGCTGCTGGTGCGGCTCAGCCGGCTGGTGCTGGAGCAGCCGGCGATCCGCGAGATCGACATCAACCCGCTGCTGGTGCTGCCCGGTGATCCCCGCCGCCCCCTGGTGGCCCTCGATGCCCGCATCGTGATCCAGCCCCTGGCGGGGGCCACCTGCAGCCTGCCCCGGCCGGCGATCCGGCCCTATCCCAGTGAATACGTGCGCCCCTGGCGGCTGCGCGACGGCACGGCGGTGACGATCCGGCCGATCCGTCCCGAGGACGAGCCGCTGGTGGTGGCCTTCCACCGCACCCTCTCGGAGGAGAGCGTGTACTACCGCTACTTCCACATGATGTCGCTGCAGCACCGCACCGCCCATGAGCGGCTGGTGCGCATCTGCTTCACCGACTACGAGCGCGAGCTGGCCCTGGTGGCGGACCGCCGCGATCCGGCCAGCGGCGAGCACGCCCTGCTGGCGGTGGGACGCCTCAGCCGGGTGCACGGCAGCAACGCCGCCGAGTTCTCGATGCTGGTGAGTGACGCGTATCAGCAGCAGGGGCTGGGCACCGAGCTGCTGGGCCAGCTGCTGCGCATCGGCCGCGACGAGGGCATCGAGCGGGTCACGGCCGAGATCCTGCACGAGAACGGCGCCATGCAGCGGGTGTGCCGCAAGCTCGGCTTCCAGCTGCGCAACACCCCGGAGGTGGTGGAGGCCTGGGTGGATCTGGCGGGCTGGCAGCTGCCGCTGGAGCAGGGTTCGCAGCCGGGCGCTCAGCTGGTGGGTGGCGCCTGA
- a CDS encoding histone deacetylase: MMLMPTTGLLLDPAFRLHHTGSHHPECPERLDAIEQALGQRGLLQRCQRITPRPISDAELLRCHSQGYLHTVRRDGAYGRSELSTGDTAIGEHSEDVARLAAGGVLVAVDGVLQGTLANAFAAVRPPGHHAEPERGMGFCVFNNVALAARHAQAVHGLERVLIVDWDVHHGNGTQAIFWSDPSVFYLSVHEWGNYPGSGAATERGEGRGSGTTLNCPLPAGSDGTTVLRTLEEALLPAAARFRPQLLLLSAGFDGHRRDPLGRFQLNSADYGALTASCLAVAAEHAGGRLVSVLEGGYHLGALGESSAAHLEALLQAASPGAQAPPTS; this comes from the coding sequence GTGATGCTGATGCCCACCACCGGCCTGCTGCTGGATCCGGCCTTCCGCCTGCACCACACCGGCAGCCACCATCCCGAGTGCCCCGAGCGGCTCGACGCCATCGAGCAGGCCCTGGGCCAGCGGGGCCTGCTGCAGCGCTGCCAGCGGATCACACCGCGGCCGATCAGCGACGCCGAACTGCTGCGCTGCCACAGCCAGGGCTACCTGCACACCGTGCGCCGGGATGGGGCCTACGGCCGCAGCGAGCTCTCCACCGGCGACACGGCCATCGGCGAGCACAGCGAGGACGTGGCCCGGCTGGCCGCCGGCGGCGTGCTGGTGGCGGTGGATGGGGTGCTGCAGGGCACCCTGGCCAACGCCTTCGCCGCCGTGCGTCCCCCCGGCCACCACGCCGAGCCGGAGCGGGGCATGGGCTTCTGCGTGTTCAACAACGTGGCCCTGGCCGCCCGCCATGCCCAGGCGGTGCACGGGCTGGAGCGGGTGCTGATCGTCGACTGGGACGTGCACCACGGCAACGGCACCCAGGCGATCTTCTGGAGCGACCCGAGCGTGTTCTATCTGAGCGTGCACGAGTGGGGCAACTACCCGGGCAGCGGCGCCGCAACGGAGCGGGGCGAGGGCCGCGGCAGCGGCACCACCCTCAACTGCCCCCTGCCCGCCGGCAGCGACGGCACCACCGTGCTGCGCACCCTGGAGGAGGCCCTGCTGCCGGCCGCGGCCCGCTTCCGGCCGCAGCTGCTGCTGCTCTCGGCCGGCTTCGACGGCCACCGCCGCGACCCCCTCGGCCGCTTCCAGCTCAACAGCGCCGACTACGGCGCCCTCACTGCCTCCTGCCTGGCCGTGGCCGCCGAGCACGCCGGCGGCCGGCTGGTGTCGGTGCTGGAGGGGGGCTACCACCTCGGCGCCCTCGGGGAGAGCAGCGCGGCTCACCTGGAGGCGCTGCTGCAGGCTGCAAGCCCGGGCGCTCAGGCGCCACCCACCAGCTGA
- a CDS encoding NAD(P)H-dependent oxidoreductase subunit E: MASPQPGAEAALPAQAIERTSRLIRQHRGRADALIEVLHQVQELYGYLPAAALAQVARELKLPLARVHGVASFYHLFRLEAPTAHRCAVCLGTACFVKGGGELVARLERRLGLRLDDAAGNGSWALEHVSCLGACGQAPVLVVDGQLEPRLPIDDPAALEARLDALGLSGAAQ, from the coding sequence ATGGCCTCCCCCCAGCCCGGGGCAGAAGCGGCCCTGCCGGCCCAGGCGATAGAGCGCACCAGCCGGCTGATCCGCCAGCACCGCGGCCGCGCCGATGCCCTGATCGAGGTGCTCCACCAGGTGCAGGAGCTCTACGGCTACCTGCCGGCGGCGGCCCTGGCCCAGGTGGCCCGGGAGCTGAAGCTGCCCCTCGCACGGGTGCACGGGGTGGCCAGCTTTTACCACCTGTTCCGCCTGGAGGCGCCCACCGCCCACCGCTGTGCGGTGTGCCTGGGCACGGCCTGCTTCGTGAAGGGGGGCGGCGAGCTGGTGGCGCGGCTGGAGCGGCGGCTGGGGCTGCGGCTCGATGACGCCGCCGGCAACGGCAGCTGGGCCCTGGAGCACGTGAGCTGCCTGGGGGCCTGCGGCCAGGCGCCGGTGCTGGTGGTGGACGGCCAGCTGGAACCGCGCCTGCCGATCGACGACCCGGCGGCCCTGGAGGCCCGCCTCGATGCGCTTGGCCTCAGCGGAGCGGCGCAATGA
- a CDS encoding NADH-quinone oxidoreductase subunit L: MTAPTPLQLRCCAASGCRSAGADALQAALHAARDQLGGAAEGVTIKPVGCLRLCGRGPLVALDRPRGASELYADLRPEQAPALLAAATGLGQGDALASQRLDPAHPFFALQQAVVLEGCGVVNPESIDDAIAHGSYAQLKRVLLECSPEQVRDQVKRSGLRGRGGAGYPTGLKWDTVALQPPGPRTVVCNADEGDPGAFMDRSVLESDPHRLIEGMAIAAYAVGADQGYVYVRAEYPLAIERLRLALKQARGKGLLGGGIAGSSFNLRLEVRVGAGAYVCGEETALLASIQGQRGMPRPRPPFPAQVGLWGAPTLINNVETLASVPVILREGGDWYAAIGTEGSKGTKVFALSGAVRRTGLVEVPMGTTLRTVVLTIGGGVPGGEGPAGGVKAVQTGGPSGGCIPAHLLDTPVDYESLKALGSMMGSGGLVVMGESTSMPEVARHFMRFSVNESCGKCVPCRAGTVQLAQMLDRFVERRAELADLERLEELCRMVGATSLCGLGQAAPNPVLSTLRYFRQEYQAACRQPAQCEPLEACLLQEVSP, encoded by the coding sequence ATGACGGCCCCAACCCCGCTGCAACTGCGCTGCTGCGCCGCCAGCGGCTGCCGCTCGGCCGGCGCCGATGCCCTGCAGGCGGCCCTGCACGCCGCCCGCGACCAGCTGGGCGGCGCCGCCGAGGGGGTGACGATCAAGCCGGTGGGTTGCCTGCGGCTGTGCGGCCGCGGCCCGCTGGTGGCCCTCGACCGGCCCAGAGGCGCCAGCGAGCTCTACGCCGATCTCCGCCCGGAGCAGGCGCCGGCCCTGCTGGCGGCGGCCACCGGCCTGGGCCAGGGGGACGCGCTGGCCAGCCAGCGGCTGGATCCCGCCCACCCGTTCTTTGCCCTGCAGCAGGCGGTGGTGCTGGAGGGCTGCGGCGTGGTGAACCCCGAGTCGATCGACGACGCCATCGCCCACGGCAGCTACGCCCAGCTGAAGCGGGTGCTGCTGGAGTGCAGCCCCGAGCAGGTGCGCGACCAGGTGAAGCGCAGCGGCCTGCGCGGCCGCGGCGGTGCCGGCTATCCCACCGGCCTGAAGTGGGACACGGTGGCCCTGCAGCCCCCCGGCCCCCGCACCGTGGTGTGCAATGCCGACGAGGGCGACCCCGGCGCCTTCATGGACCGCAGCGTGCTGGAGAGCGATCCCCACCGGCTGATCGAGGGGATGGCGATCGCGGCCTACGCGGTGGGCGCCGACCAGGGCTACGTGTATGTGCGGGCGGAGTATCCGCTGGCGATCGAGCGCCTGCGCCTGGCGCTGAAGCAGGCGCGGGGCAAGGGGCTGCTGGGGGGCGGGATCGCCGGCAGCAGCTTCAACCTGCGGCTGGAGGTGCGGGTGGGGGCCGGGGCGTATGTGTGCGGGGAGGAGACGGCGCTGCTGGCCTCGATCCAGGGGCAGCGCGGCATGCCCCGGCCGCGGCCGCCGTTTCCCGCCCAGGTGGGCCTGTGGGGGGCGCCCACCCTGATCAACAACGTGGAGACCCTGGCCTCGGTGCCGGTGATCCTGCGCGAGGGGGGCGACTGGTATGCGGCGATCGGCACCGAGGGCAGCAAGGGCACCAAGGTGTTCGCCCTCTCCGGCGCGGTGCGGCGCACGGGGCTGGTGGAGGTGCCGATGGGCACCACGCTGCGCACGGTGGTGCTCACCATCGGCGGCGGCGTGCCGGGGGGCGAGGGGCCGGCCGGCGGCGTGAAGGCGGTGCAGACCGGCGGCCCCTCCGGCGGCTGCATCCCCGCCCACCTGCTCGACACCCCGGTGGACTACGAGAGCCTCAAGGCCCTGGGCTCGATGATGGGTTCGGGCGGGCTGGTGGTGATGGGCGAGAGCACCTCGATGCCGGAGGTGGCGCGCCACTTCATGCGCTTCAGCGTGAACGAGAGCTGCGGCAAGTGCGTGCCCTGCCGCGCCGGCACCGTGCAGCTGGCCCAGATGCTCGACCGCTTCGTGGAGCGGCGGGCGGAACTGGCCGACCTGGAGCGGCTGGAGGAGCTCTGCCGGATGGTGGGCGCCACCAGTCTCTGCGGGCTGGGCCAGGCGGCGCCGAACCCGGTGCTGAGCACCCTGCGCTACTTCCGCCAGGAATACCAGGCGGCCTGCCGGCAGCCGGCGCAGTGTGAACCGCTCGAGGCCTGCCTGCTGCAGGAGGTGAGCCCATGA
- the hoxU gene encoding bidirectional hydrogenase complex protein HoxU: MSVHTLTVDGVEVAVPEGASLLDAVRAAGAELPTLCHLDGLTPVGACRLCLVELEGSGKLQPACATAAGEGMAVLTQTPQLKEWRRMAVELFFAEGNHVCAFCVANGNCELQNVAVAVGMDHSRFPYQYPQRQVDASHPQFAIDHNRCILCTRCVRVCDEIEGAHVWDVAHRGAECRIIAGLDEPWGEVGACTSCGKCVDVCPTGAIFHKEDTTGEKAPHRDRPQLLRTAREQHQWLNQ, from the coding sequence ATGAGCGTGCACACCCTCACGGTGGACGGGGTGGAGGTGGCCGTGCCCGAGGGCGCCAGCCTGCTCGATGCGGTGCGGGCGGCGGGGGCCGAGCTGCCCACCCTCTGCCACCTCGATGGCCTCACGCCGGTGGGCGCCTGCCGGCTGTGCCTGGTGGAGCTGGAGGGCAGTGGCAAGCTGCAGCCGGCCTGTGCCACCGCCGCCGGCGAGGGCATGGCGGTGCTCACCCAGACGCCCCAGCTGAAGGAGTGGCGGCGGATGGCGGTGGAGCTGTTTTTCGCCGAGGGCAACCACGTGTGCGCCTTCTGCGTGGCCAACGGCAACTGTGAACTGCAGAACGTGGCGGTGGCGGTGGGGATGGACCACTCCCGCTTCCCGTACCAGTACCCCCAGCGGCAGGTGGATGCGTCCCATCCCCAGTTCGCGATCGACCACAACCGCTGCATCCTCTGCACCCGCTGTGTGCGGGTGTGCGACGAGATCGAGGGGGCCCACGTGTGGGACGTGGCCCACCGCGGCGCCGAATGCCGGATCATCGCCGGGCTGGACGAGCCCTGGGGTGAGGTGGGGGCCTGCACCTCCTGCGGCAAGTGCGTGGACGTGTGCCCCACCGGCGCCATCTTCCACAAGGAGGACACCACCGGTGAGAAGGCGCCGCACCGGGACCGGCCCCAGCTGCTGCGCACCGCCCGGGAACAGCACCAGTGGTTGAACCAGTGA
- a CDS encoding oxidoreductase: MTTSTPRLRFATVWLAGCSGCHMSFLDLDEWLFELAAHVDVVFSPVASDIKTFPEGVDVCLVEGAVANADNLELALQLRERSRLVVSFGDCAVTANVPGLRNLWAGVDGGSRQSVLDRGYLELADTGAQHPHAPGIVPELLERVLPLHEVIPVDLYLPGCPPSAERIRAAIEPLLRGAAPTMEGREMLKFG; encoded by the coding sequence ATGACGACTTCCACCCCCAGGTTGCGTTTCGCCACGGTGTGGCTGGCCGGCTGCAGCGGCTGCCACATGTCGTTTCTCGATCTCGACGAGTGGCTGTTCGAGCTGGCGGCCCATGTGGACGTGGTGTTCTCGCCGGTGGCCAGCGACATCAAGACCTTCCCCGAGGGGGTGGACGTGTGCCTGGTGGAGGGGGCGGTGGCCAACGCCGACAACCTCGAACTGGCGCTGCAGCTGCGCGAGCGCAGCCGCCTGGTGGTGTCGTTCGGCGACTGTGCCGTGACGGCCAACGTGCCGGGCCTGCGCAACCTCTGGGCCGGTGTGGACGGCGGCTCGCGCCAGAGCGTGCTCGATCGCGGCTATCTGGAGCTGGCCGACACCGGCGCCCAGCATCCCCACGCGCCGGGGATCGTGCCGGAGCTGCTGGAGCGGGTGCTGCCGCTGCATGAGGTGATCCCGGTGGATCTGTATCTGCCCGGCTGCCCGCCGTCGGCCGAGCGCATCCGCGCCGCCATCGAGCCGCTGCTCCGCGGCGCGGCGCCGACGATGGAAGGCCGCGAGATGTTGAAGTTCGGCTAG
- a CDS encoding Ni/Fe hydrogenase subunit alpha, translating into MTRTITIDPVTRIEGHAKITLHLDESGRLSDARFHVVEYRGFETFCEGRPFTEMAGITARICGICPVSHLLAAAKTGDKLLAVQPPPAARKLRRMLNLAQLCQSHALSFFHLSSPDFLLGWESDPAKRNVFGLMAADPDLARAGIRLRQFGQQVLELLGGRKIHSAWAVPGGVRTPLSAEAREWILGRLPEAKATVATALALYKGLLDGPLQREQRTFGDFDSLFMGLVAADGGWECIEGAIRLIDSSGRIVADGLSEDDYASYLGEAVESWSYLKFPYYKPLGYPEGIYRVGPLARLNVCERIGTEWADRELDEFRQRSGTAASGGRIVTSSFAFHHARLVEIVACLEGIEQLVVDDSLMGDRIRARASLNANEAVGVSEAPRGTLFHHYRVNDDGLITRVNLIIATGQNNLAMNRTVAQIAREFITEPVAEGAEIPEPLLNRVEAGIRCFDPCLSCSTHAAGQMPLRISLLDAGGRVLAERVRD; encoded by the coding sequence ATGACCCGCACGATCACGATCGACCCCGTCACCCGCATCGAGGGGCACGCCAAGATCACCCTGCACCTCGATGAATCGGGCCGGCTGAGCGATGCCCGTTTCCACGTGGTGGAGTACCGGGGCTTCGAAACCTTCTGCGAGGGCCGGCCGTTCACCGAGATGGCGGGAATCACGGCGCGGATCTGTGGCATCTGCCCGGTGAGCCACCTGCTGGCGGCGGCGAAAACGGGCGACAAGCTGCTGGCGGTGCAGCCGCCACCGGCGGCGCGCAAGCTGCGGCGGATGCTGAATCTGGCCCAGCTCTGCCAGAGCCATGCCCTGTCGTTCTTTCACCTGAGCAGCCCCGATTTCCTGCTGGGTTGGGAGAGCGATCCGGCCAAGCGCAATGTGTTCGGCCTGATGGCGGCCGATCCCGACCTGGCCCGCGCCGGCATCCGCCTGCGGCAGTTCGGCCAGCAGGTGCTGGAGCTGCTGGGGGGCCGCAAGATCCATTCGGCCTGGGCGGTGCCCGGCGGGGTGCGCACGCCCCTGAGCGCCGAGGCGCGGGAGTGGATCCTGGGGCGTCTGCCGGAGGCCAAGGCCACGGTGGCCACCGCCCTGGCGCTCTACAAGGGGCTGCTGGATGGGCCGCTGCAGCGGGAACAGCGCACGTTTGGCGATTTCGATTCGTTGTTTATGGGCCTGGTGGCGGCCGATGGCGGCTGGGAGTGCATCGAGGGGGCGATCCGCTTAATCGACAGCAGCGGCCGGATCGTGGCCGATGGTCTCAGCGAGGACGACTACGCCAGCTACCTGGGCGAGGCGGTGGAGAGCTGGAGCTACCTGAAGTTCCCGTATTACAAGCCGCTGGGCTATCCGGAGGGCATCTACCGGGTGGGGCCCCTGGCGCGGCTGAACGTGTGCGAGCGGATCGGCACGGAATGGGCCGACCGGGAGCTGGACGAGTTCCGCCAGCGCAGCGGCACCGCGGCGAGCGGCGGCCGGATCGTGACGTCGTCGTTTGCGTTCCACCACGCCCGGCTGGTGGAGATCGTGGCCTGTCTGGAGGGCATCGAGCAGCTGGTGGTGGACGACAGCCTGATGGGCGATCGCATCCGCGCCCGCGCCAGCCTCAACGCCAACGAGGCGGTGGGGGTGAGCGAGGCGCCGCGGGGCACCCTGTTTCACCACTACCGGGTGAACGACGACGGCCTGATCACCCGGGTGAACCTGATCATCGCCACGGGCCAGAACAACCTGGCGATGAACCGCACGGTGGCCCAGATCGCCCGGGAGTTCATCACCGAGCCGGTGGCCGAAGGCGCCGAGATCCCCGAGCCCCTGCTCAACCGGGTGGAGGCGGGCATCCGCTGCTTCGACCCCTGCCTGAGCTGCAGCACCCACGCCGCCGGCCAGATGCCGCTGCGCATCTCCCTGCTGGATGCCGGCGGCAGGGTGCTGGCGGAGCGGGTGAGGGATTGA
- a CDS encoding trypsin-like peptidase domain-containing protein translates to MTPAETLMHTTVRLECSLDGNRHSTGTGFFFSFKVNDNTHVPLIVTNKHVIDKSKVGAFVLTKSNENGEPLLGQTERIVLDNFESLWIKHPEANVDLAVFPIAPLYHQAEAKGVKFFAPPIGEDLLPTPEKLADLSGLENITMIGYPNGIWDEKNNMPIVRRGITATNPKNDYNGLPIFVIDCACFPGSSGSPVLIFDQGGYLDAKGNLNLGGGRLILLGVLFAGPQHVAEGEIQTIEVPLAQIPISLSKIPNNLGFVVKASKIADFRKFFIPNG, encoded by the coding sequence ATGACGCCTGCTGAAACCTTAATGCATACGACCGTCCGGCTTGAGTGCTCGCTGGATGGGAATCGTCACTCCACCGGGACGGGGTTCTTCTTCTCGTTCAAGGTTAATGACAATACCCACGTGCCACTCATCGTCACCAACAAGCACGTCATAGACAAATCAAAGGTCGGCGCCTTCGTTTTAACGAAGAGTAACGAGAATGGCGAACCGCTTCTTGGTCAAACCGAGCGAATCGTCCTCGACAATTTTGAAAGCCTCTGGATAAAGCATCCTGAGGCGAACGTTGATCTGGCAGTCTTTCCAATTGCCCCGCTCTATCATCAAGCAGAGGCGAAGGGAGTGAAATTTTTCGCTCCGCCAATCGGCGAAGACCTACTGCCCACCCCAGAAAAACTTGCCGATCTCTCGGGTCTCGAAAACATAACCATGATCGGCTACCCGAACGGCATTTGGGATGAAAAAAACAACATGCCTATCGTAAGGCGGGGCATCACAGCCACGAATCCGAAGAACGACTATAACGGCCTTCCCATTTTCGTTATTGACTGCGCCTGCTTCCCGGGTTCAAGTGGAAGTCCCGTTCTCATCTTTGACCAAGGCGGCTACCTCGACGCAAAGGGCAATCTCAATCTCGGGGGTGGCCGGCTCATCTTGCTTGGCGTCTTGTTCGCAGGCCCGCAGCACGTCGCTGAAGGAGAAATTCAAACCATTGAAGTCCCCCTTGCCCAAATTCCAATCAGCCTGTCAAAGATTCCAAACAACCTTGGGTTCGTTGTTAAGGCCAGCAAGATTGCGGATTTTCGGAAATTCTTTATCCCAAATGGCTAA